Genomic DNA from Vanrija pseudolonga chromosome 3, complete sequence:
tgcgcggcgacgcgccgacaAAGGGCGCCGGCTCACGGCGCTCCCGGTCCGACGCGCGGCGATCTCCTccgcggcgcgagccacCCTCATACGCGTCGTGCACCCACTTGTCCTCtgtcgagcggggcggcgggcgctgggCATCAGTTGGTGGTCCAGCAGGCAGGACATACGGCAtacggcgccgcgtcgcgcctgTCCCTGCTCACGCGGGGCTTGGCCCGGTCAGCACCAGCTCCAACGCCGGctccaccgctgccgcccttGGGCGCGCGGGGCTTGCGGTTGGCCGAGATGATGTCGTCGAGGGGCTTGTCAATGTCCATTGTGTGATGGTTAGGAAGGAGAAGTAGAGATGCAACTCTCAATGTTGTTGCTTCAATCGAGTGATGGCCCGCCGCATGCGGAATCCGTACGTATTTGTTCTTCAGCGCGCCTAGTCGCAAGTGTCACTTTTAGGCCCGCCCCATCCGTGCCTGATATCACTCGCGTCGCGGAAATCAATGCAAGTGTCCATCCCTCCACTTTTGATTCCAACAATACCACCAAAATcatggcgcgctcgccggcaaagcaactcgacgacgaggacacgccGTCCAAACgcacgcggcgggcgggcggctcgtcaccagccaaggcggccacgacgccgagcaaGCGCACGCCAAAggccgcagcggcctcggcagcagcagcagcggcgacaaccccgcccagcgcgcgcaaGTCGGCCAAGCGCGTCGCTGAGAGCCTGGCagccgcgtcgagcagcaagcGCACAAAGGTGTCGCCTACAAACGGGACGCACGACGCCCTTCCCTcgttcgacgacgacgtattcggctcgtcgccctccatctcgcgcgaggcgttcctcgccaacgagcgcctgcggcggcagcgcgaggcgcgtaACTTTACTttcgagggcgacgcgagcgcgcccaAGCTGACGCGGAGTGGGCGGGTGATCGGCAAGGCGGTGGACGAGTATGGTGGTGATGAGGGAGAGGACGACAATGAGGCGGACGACAAGGACACGAatggcgacgctggcgcagttgccggcgacgacatcgacgacgacaacgactcgctgcgtgcccgccgcgacgatgTGCCCCTGgagtcggcgcgcccgagcATGGAACCgctcaagcccgaggcgcgCCCACACGTCCTGCGTATCCTCTCGACGctgacctcgcgcgccgtcgagcccttcgtggacgaggagacgAACGAGGCGCTGCAGGGCCTGGTGGGGCTGCTCAGCGGTACCGTggagcggggcgagggcaACAGCGCGCTGGTTACCGGTCCGCGAGGCGTGGGCAAGAccaaggtgggtgctgctAGCTCAGCgtcgctgacccgccagactgtcgagcgcgcgctcgccctcctcccgtCGACTTCATCACCGCCCATCGTCGTGCGGCTGTCAGGCCTCGCACAAAGCGACGACCGCAAAGCCATTCGCGAGATGGGGCGGCAGATCGCCGAGGCGTCCGGGCAGGCTGCCACGCcagatgacgaggacgacgaggaggaggtcggcggcgagtacGCACCCACCACGCTGCCCAGCCACCTACTCGCGCTGCTCACTGCGCCGTCCCCGCGCGCgatcatcgtcatcgtcgacgaGTTCGACCTGTTCACAGAGCATGCGCGACAGGCACTGCTTTATTGTCTTCTAGACGTGGTGCAGAGCGTGCAGACTGGACCTGTGGAGACGACAGGCCGAGGGATAGCAGTCATCGGAGTGACATGCCGAGTTGTGAGTGCGCCGTGCTAGTCGGCGCTGACGCACTAGGACACcctcctgctgctcgagAAACGCGTCAAGTCGCGCTTCTCCCACCGCGTGTGGCGCGTGTCGTCCCCCCTCGCGCCGGACAACCTTGGCTGGCGCACACTCCTCCGCTACGCCCTTGTGCCATGGgagaagcgcggcgacgacgaggccgacaaggagaCGAGAAAGTGGATGGGCGACTGGGCCTTCGCCGTCGACATGTtgctcgacaacgacaaggtctctgtcgcgctcgagcggtTGGCAGGCCTGACTACCGACGTGCGAGTCCTGTACCGCCCCTTCATTGGCCCGATCACCTCGGTACTAAGCAGCCAGCTCGACTTTCTCTCCGTCCCCGTGCTGTGCTTCTCGGTGCTGCACCAGACCGAGCTTGCGGGCTGGGGCCTGTCGCAtgccaagctcaagggccTCCCGCACccggccctcggcgtgctcatcATCGCAAAACACCTCGCgctggccggccggccagAGTTCAgcctcgcgcaggtcgaggacgagtaccTCAAGTTTGCGCGAACCAGGCTTGTGGGGAGCGGCCGCGCCCGCTGGCCCCTCGAGCTGCTGTACCGCGGCTTTGACCActgccgcgcgctcggcctgctcgctgctgctgggcccGCGTCCGCAGGCCGCCGCTTCGCCAAGGTCCGCTCGGTGCTCAGCCCCAACGAGGTGGTGCAGTACttccgcggcgacggcggcgcggggatGGGGCCCGAGCTGCAGAGCTGGGGCAAGCTGATGGACGGGCACGCGTAGGGCGTAAGGGAGGTTGGGGTAGAGCAGACAGTGCTGTTTGTATGTATCATATCATGTGCTCGAGGGAGGTGCGGtgtggcgccgtcgcgaggtTCAACTGGCTCGTCCTTCCTGCCCCTGCCCAGTGCCACCAGAACCAGAACCAGTCCAACGCAGCCCAACTAGTCCATCTCTAGCTACACCTTATCCGCTCTTCTAAACCACGACGCCGTACTGGGCACGGTACTCCTCAATCGCCTTAACCTGGGCCTCGTACCCGCCCTTGTTCTTGAGGTACGCGATGATGTCGGTCAAGTTGATGATGGGCACGACGGGGATGCCGaactcgcgctcgacctcctggatggtgctgctgtcgcccgtcttgccgcgctcctggcggtcgacgagctggacgatgCCGACAAGCGTGCCCTTCTGCTCCTTGATGATCGCGATGCTCTCGCGGATCGCCGTGCCGGCAGTCATGACGTCGTCAATGACCACGATGCGCTTGCCCtccaggccggcgccgacgagcgagccgccctcgccgtggtccttcttctccttccGGTTGTAAGTGTACACCGTGTCCACGCCGcggttggcgagcgcgacggccgtcACAGCGGCCAGGGGAATGCCCTTGTACGCCGGGCCGAAGAGCACGTCGAAGGCCGGGATGGACGACTGGATGGTCGACGCGaacgcctcggccgtcgacgagaggagcttgccgtcgTACAGCAGGCCCGCGTTGAAGAAGTAGGGCGACTTGCTGCGTGCCGCGTGAGTTGCCGAACAAGACGACTTGAAGACGACTTGCTCGCCGCTTCGCGGCTCGCAGCTCGCCTACTCACCGGCCCGACTTGAGCGTAAACTCGCCAaacagcagcacgccgctcgcgatCGCCGCCTCGATAAAGTGCGTCTTGAAGTCAGTAGCGGCCATGGTTATGCTTGCATTCTGAGAAGGGAGAGGAGAAGAGAGGAGAGAGACGAGCTGGGGTCTCCAAAATTGGTAGTGTAGGTGCGATGCGATAACGcttgggggggggggggaggggattTGGTTCCGTTGTGGCGGCGCGATCGCGATCGGGACGCGTtatggcgatggcgaccgACTGGCCGACTgcgagcgacggcgcgtcggtgaGACGGCAAGAGCACAGTCGAGATGCATAGGATGCAGGTATGATCCAGATTCATCCACTTTGCTTACGAGCCTGGCTTGTCACTCGTCACAGGTCCTCACACGACCCGAAGCGAAAGCCCATCGGGTCAAGTCGAGACACGTCTGCCTGATCGAAGTTTGGGCAGTGGTGCATGAGGGTTAGGTTGGAATCAGAAGTCCTCAAGCGACATTGGTCTTGGCAGCAGCATGGTTGAAGAGGAGCATTGCGCGACCTGGCCTGCAGTGGCAAACCGTCAAGGTCACCGAGGTGCATCCTGATCGTCAACAGTCAGGGTTCATTTCCAGGCACGATATCGACAGATTCGGCGACAAGACTGTTAGAACCGATCCAGCCACGGCATTTCGGCGAAAGTCACCATGTGGCATTTATTTGCTCCCGTTAATATTTGATTCCGTCGAAATGGGTTGTAGGCGAACACCACCCAGGCGACCAGCGATccctgtggtggtggtggtggcctgggtggtgctgcctggctgcctccGCCCAcagccctcctcccccctccctgcactggcagcagcagcacggccgCTCGCTGGCTGTTACTTCCCACTTGTGCGTGTGTCCACTCTTCTTCGTCCGACAACTTCAAGTGAGTGTCTAgccccagccaccaccctcctcgacacctcgacgacgacgacgccgactcgcatcgccgccatcgacacGACGAGCGACCGCTGACCACTGCAGAATGGGTATCACTCGCGACTCCCGCCACAAGCGTTCGGCGTctggcgcccgccgcgcccagtAGTGAGTGTGCCTCTGGCGATGGAGTGGGCAAGGACATGTCGCTGACGCGCTACAGCCGCAAGAAGAGGaagcacgagctcggccgtcAGCCCGCCATGACCAAGCTCGACACCTCGAAGCGCATCCGCACCGTCCGCACCCGTGGTGGTAACACCAAGTACCgtgccctccgcctcgacaccGGCAACTTCGCCTGGGGCTCGGAGGCCATCACCCGCAAGACGCGTCTCCTCCAGGTCGTGAGTAGAGCAAGCTGGGACGGGagagggcaaggagggcaaggatTGGGGATGGACTGGACAGTCATCGAAACTTTTCAGCTATCCAGGGAACGATGATGGGGACGGAGTAGCGACCACCTGCACACGACCTAGCAAGCAGAAAAGAGTGCTCTGCGTGTGCAGACCGTgctggcgaggacggcgtgcaGGTGGAGCACGATGGGGTGATTTTTTGCCCTCTCCCAACCCAACAACCAAAACCTTCAACTTTTGCTCACACGTCCCGCAGCGCTACAACGCCACCAACAACGAGCTCCTCCGTACCCAGACCCTCGTCAAGTCGGCCGTTATCGAGATCGACGCCACCCCCTTCCGCCAGTGGTACGAGTCGCACTACGCCCAGCCCGCGTtccgcgccaaggccggcaccgccgccgctgagcccgtcgaggaggtcaagaagTCGAACCACGTCCAGCgtgtgctcgccgagcgcaagaagGACGGCAAGATCGACCCCCACCTTGAGCAGCAGTTCAAGACTGGTcgtctcctcgccatcatctCGTCGCGCCCCGGCCAGTCTGGTCGCGCCGACGGCTACATCCTtgagggcaaggagctcgactTCTACCTCAAGAAGCTCCAGTCGCGCAAGCAGAAGCACGCCGCCTAAGTGGGGTCGCTTGGGGACGCTTGTACGAACAGGATGGATTCACATGCTTCATTAGTGGGGGCCGGGGCCAACGAGCCGAAGGCGAGCTGGGTGCAGGCGTGGCTGGAGGGACTAGAGCGTGACACACTGACGAGCAAGTTTTGGAAGTCGTGTGATTGATGGGGCGTTGAGGTCGCCATGAACCTGTCGCTGCGACGTCACTGATGGCTGCCGATCAACTTCTACGTGAAGTGTGCAACGGTGTAGGTAGCTGGTGACCTTGCCCGCTCACCAGCTACCTACACCGTTGCACCCTTCTCGAACACAAAGCAACGCCCAACTCAACCCAACTCGCCGCCCACATCACAACACACGATGGTTATGCATATTAGGTAAAGACTGGTGGGTACTgagtagcagcagcaaagCGAAAACTGTCCGTGTGGCATGTCTGGGCAAAGAGGTGGTCCAGTGTGCTCGAAaggcgcgtgcggcggctcTGCTCCCGAATTAATCTCTGGCGCACGAGATTAGAGGagagcggcagcagcgacggaaagggccgcgacgacaccGGCGACCTGGGCCGAggggccgagcgcgacaccCGACGAGGGCTTGccagaggccgaggccgacgcgaaGGGGTTAGCCGACGAGCTGTTAATTGTGAGCTACTACTCTCGATCGCTCtctcgctccctcgctcggACTCACGCAGCGGCCTGGGTGGGGGTGAAGTTGGGGATGACGGGCTGCGACGCGGCGGTagtcgcgagcgaggcgaggttggtcgaggtggcggctGCGATGGGGTCAGTTTAGCCTTGGGCCGACGACCTACGGATGCCCGACTCGATCTTGAACTTCTCCGACGTGGCGTAGATCTGCGACGTGTTGGTCGTGTTGACAAACGTCACGATGAAGCCGTCGCCGAAGGACAgctgggggaggaggacgcgcgcATAGTCCTGCGACGCGGTGACTGGGGTGGGGCGTCagtgggctggctgggatggcggcggtggctggCGCCGAGTCTGGCGCGCGGAGGCTGCCGGAGGAGGCTGCAACGTGCGCACGGTGCGCGATGCAACGTCGCAACAGACAGAGCAACGCGCATCTTTGTGTCGCGCTCGCTTGCAATGTGCCatcggacgacgacgacgggagACGACTGCCGTCGCCAACGTCCCGCGCGTCACGCCGCTCCTTGTAGCTTACTCACGCTCGTTGGCCAGCTGCTGGGCGTTGGGGAGGAGGCCGTTCGAGTTGGAGAGGAAGGCGCGGAAGGGGAACGTGTCggtgggcgccgaggtccagTTGAGGGGGACCGTGTTGTTGGCGTACCAGACGGTGGCCGAGTTGGGCGCGAGGATCGAGAGGACAGCTGCGGGGGACATGAGCGGGGTGGGTCGGCGGGCAACACAACAGTCAGTCAACTCACCGTTAGCGCCcgtggcgagggtggcggcagcggcagcgaggacaaGAGTAGCCTTCATTGCAagtggtgtgtgtggtgtgtgtgggtggtggggcaaAAGGACGAGAAGAAAGAGTCGATGATAATGAGGGGGGCAATGAGCGTCGGTGAGGATCGGTTGGTGGGATCGATGGGAAAGGTAGAGAGGGGCGAGAAGGCATGCTGCACCTGCACTTGCGCCAGTTGGTTGCAGCGCGCGtgttgcagcagcagcagcaaggtTTGGTCTTTGCCCCTGGCGTCGGGACTTgcgggcgacgcgggcggcgcgcgggtcggcggcactggcggcacAGTGCGGCACGCAAGacagcttgcccttgccctgccCTGCCAGGCAACCTGCCACTGTGCTACAACGGGGACCCGCAACAAGCAACTGGGCACACACAGACATACATATGTACAATCTCGACCCAAAAGTGCGTGACGAGCACGAGATGACAAATGAATCGAAGTTCGTAGGTATCAGCGGCACGTGACTTGACTACAAGACTCTGGATATTTGCTTACTAATCAACTGTAATCGAACCTTCGAGATTCTGCTTCCGCTAATGACCCCCACCTCCACTGGGCGAATACTTAAACTGGACGACCCCTGTCGGACAAGAACAAGCAACTCTGCTCTGTTCATGTCACCATTGTCCACCATCTAACCACCGTTGCATCACCAGAGCATCTTTAAAAGACAACCAGAGGGCCTCTCGCCTCACGTCAGTCACCATCATGGCGACCACAACATCATCCCAGCTCGGGCGGGCATCAGACTTTGTCCGCCCAGATTTCCACCAGGTCAACCTCGACATTGAGGGCTACCTGAAGCAGGAGAAGAACCTCAAGCTTGATTCAGGTGCGTAGTCTCGTATCTGCCCCACGCAACTCTTACTAACATGATGTCCTAGATGACCAGATCTGCCGCATGAACCTCACGCCGCTGGGCTGTCCACTCGGCCCGCTCGAGTGCCCGCTGCGGCATACGACCCCAGCGCCGATCAACTtcaagccgccgccaccgctgccgacgcatccgcgcgagcgcgagaagaagacgaccGTGTGCAAGCACTACCTGCGCAACCTGTGCAAGGTAGGCGACAACTGCGAGTACACGCACGACTGGAACCTGCGCACCATGCCCGTCTGTGTGTGGTTTGTCAAGCTGGGCAAGTGCGAGCTCGGTGGCGAGTGCCTGTACTACCACCCGCGGGACCGCCGTGTCGAGTGCCCGGACTACGACCGCGGCTTCTGCCGCCTCGGGCCAGAGTGCCCACGCCGACACGTCCGCCGCACGCTGTGCCAGGCGTACCTCGCCGGCTTCTGCCCCGACGGACCAGACTGCAAGCTCGCCCATCCCTCGCCGTACCTCCCCAAGCCCGACACATATGTCaaccccacgccgccggaTCCGACCAAGTCGGGCCCGCCACCAAACCTGCCAGCAGGCTACGGACGATGGCGCGAGTACAAGTACGACCCGAacgcggtcgtcgtccccgcgcccgcgTGGGCAGAGGGCGGCTCGCTCCAGGGCTGGAGGGCAGGCGGGTTCTTATCCAACCATGCGAGACGCGGGTtccagggcggcgacggaggtggtggtggtggcggaggaggtggcggaggtggtggcggtggtggagacgacggcggtggacgccgcggcggatgGGTCAAGGACCTCTCGACAGTCTTGTGCTACGTGAGTTCACCGGACTCTGGGAAGGATGACAACTGACAACCCCCAGCGCTGCAACCAGTACGGACACTTTGCCAACACATGCCCCAACAACGCTGTACCCGGCGACCGTGgtggcctgcgccgcggtcgTGATTAGGAGGAGAAGAGAGAAGACGGCGGAGAGAGTAACCTCACACTGTATAGTAGATTACATAGATCATGTCATGGCAGGAGCCACAAATCAAACAAGAGAATGAGCACGACGCAGAGACGGGAGCAGACATCACCACTGACCCAACACCCGCATTCACTAATAACCAGATGGCATGCAAAGTACAAACAAATCTACCAAACCCAACGCTCTAAGCCCGTCCGCCCTTCTTGTGCCCCCGGTTGCGGTAGTACGCCTTcttgacctcgccgtcgtcgccgccggccttgaAGGCCTTGTTGGCGCGcacaccgtcgtcgtcgctatCGCTGTCGACcgtcttcttggccttgatgGAGCCGACGCTGATGTTGACCTTTGGCGGGATGGCGAAGCCGAACGCCTTGCCGACCTTGGCCAGGTCCAGCTTGTTGACGTCGAAGATCTTCTTGAGCGAGTAGGAAGCATACGCCTGCAGGTACGACCTGTAGCCGTCGCGGGCCGAAACGTTGAGGTAGTGATTTTTGGAgatgagcgactcgagctggcgctgcaCGTCGGCAATCTTGTTCTGCGGGAACTTGTACTCATTGAGCGGCACCTTTGCGACCTTGAGGAAGCGGAGGAAGCCGAGCTCAGacgggaggaggaagaggagcgacTTGCCCGCCTTGCCGGCACGCGCGGTACGGCCGACACGGTGGATGTAGTCGCGCGGGTCATCAGGAGGGTCGAACTGGATGATCCAGTCGACCTTGGGAATGTCGAGGCCACGGGCGGCAACGTCCGTGCAGAGCAGGATACCTGAGGGAGCGTTGCAGAACTCGAAGAAAGTGTTGGTGCGCTTCTGCTGCTTCTGCTTGCCCTGGTAGAGAGTCAGTATAGGCTgaggtgggcggcggtgaaACGCACATGAAGGTCCAGGACAGGGACGTCGATGTAgttgagcagctcggcgtggtACTTGACCGAGTTAcagctcgagaagaagacAATAACCTTCTTCTTGAGGTTACGCTTCAGGAAGGTGAACAGCAGCATGAAGCGCTTGTCCGACTCGCATACAACGTAGCCCTGCTCGAGGAACTCGGCCGTAGACGtgtccttcttgtcgtcgacgttgaTGTACAGAGGACCAGAGCGGAGCGAGATGCGGGCCAAGTCAGTGACCTTTGTCGTCTGGGTAGCCGAGAAGAGCATTGACTGGCGGTTGTCGTTGGGGAGGATCTTGACAATCTGCTtcatctcctcctcgaaaccgacctcgaggatacggtcggcctcgtcgatgacCAGGGCCTTGAGGTTCTTGAACACGAAGCCCTTGGTGTTctggaggtggtcgagcagACGACCGGGGGTGGCCACAAGGAGGTTGACGCCCTTGACAagcttgtcggcctcggccttgcggtTGGCGCCGCCCATGACGATGCCAAAGGTCTGCGAGTGGCCCTGCATGAGGTCcttgacgacgccgaggatcTGGAGGGCGAGCTCACGCGTGGGcgagatgatgatgacgcCGGTACCGTTGGCGGGCTTGAAGCGGAGCGTGTgcaggagctcgacggcagGCACAAGGAAGGCCATGGTCTTGCCCGAGCCTGTCCTCGCGGCACCGAGCACGTCCTTGCCGGCCAGGAGAGGGGGGATGGTGCGCGCCTGCACCTCGGTCATGGTCTCGAAGCCCATGCGCTGGATCGAGTTGAGCGTCGCAGGCGAGAGCGGGAGCGTGTTGAACGGCACGCGCTCGTAGCTGTTgggcgcgtcgagggtgacctttgacgacgaggcggcggcggcggcgtcgcccgactcctcggcgtccgactGCACCTCTGGCCCGGCGGCCacgggcgcggcgacctCCGAGTCCGCCTTGGAcacgcgcttgcgcttcttgccgtcTGGGCGGGGCTGCTGTCCCGACATTgtgtgttgtggttgtggttgttgttCGTGCGAGCGAGATTACAGCCATCAGATTTGCATCACTCATCCCTccaggcgggggaggcggctCAACTTTCTGGGATTAATGAGGCGTAAATAATGGTTAAAAAATGATGCAATAAATTTGATTCCGCCCAGTCATAAGGCTGCTTGCGGTCCTCGCACCCAGAATTCTttcggcgagcagcagcagaatATTTCAGCGCGACGGTGCGTGCTTTCCTTCTTCCTTCACCACCCCACAAGCTGGTCAAACAAGGACTCAACATCCTCTTCAAAAGGGGCCTCTGGCTCTGCTCATAGAGGTAAGTTGGCCTTCTGCCATCAACGtgtccctcctccctcccctctaCCTGTAAATTCTGATGGTGCTGCGTGCGATGACCATCTTGCTACTGGCCATCGCTCGCAGCCCATCTCGTCTGGATGACAATGTGTAACAATTCAAACTAGAGTCTGTTATGGCCAAGCGCCGAAGACACTTAAACGCACTATTCTGAACACTGTGCCCATCTCAAGCCTCTTTGACATGGCATGAACGTCGAGCTGACAACGTCAGCCTATAATCTCCACAACCACTCGCCTGTCGATTCAAGTCCAGGCTTCCAATACCCGTGAGTACTGCTGCATTTTGCCTCTCCACCTTCTTCTGTTATGATGTCCCATATGGGAATTACCGCCTGAGTCTGCTCTCGCTGCCGTCTTAATTGCcgggagtgggagtggaCGTTGTAGACGAAACATGGCTGTTTTATTTTTTCTGAACCCAAACCATTCCTTTCCGAGTTGGCAAACACAATCAGCTGGCCATGGCTGACAGGCGTAGCAGCTCGATCTCTTGATTCCAGCATCCCCATCGCCGTTTGATTCGCATTCAGTAAGTGGACCTTCCTGAGCTGGCATCCCCCATCACACACCCAATCTACAATAAATGATGATCCAACACGACGGTCTACTTACATCTTTATGGTGAAAAGGCCCGAAACCCATTTTTACCGGGCACCTTGCTGAATCTCCTCTCCTCCACACACTCTTCTTGTTTGATGGAGAGCTCGTGCTGACGAAACCAAAGACATGGCTAGACAACCCGTGGCTGGCCCTTCGCGCCACAAGGCTTCGGCCGCCCAGgttcctccccctcccccaacAGTGTCGGGATTCAACCCCTCGCGCACTCACTTTGCCATGGCACTCCCGATTCTGGGCTCTGCCGACAAGGTGCAGGTCTGGGACAttgctgccgacgccgtcgtcgccgaatGGGAGGTGCCCAATGCCTCCAAGGTTACGGCTGTTGTCTGGGCATCGGCTGCCTCTGGTGCGGCCAGGAAGCGCAGGAAGCGTAAGtcgcttggcggcgccgacggtggcgaggaggacgtccTGCTGGTTGCGACCAACAAGGGCGACTCGTCTAGCCTCGTCGTCTACACCCCCatcaagggcgaggtgctgcgGACGATCCCTCTGAGCGCCAAGGCTACTGCCGCCTGGTCGGATGAGCACGGCGTCATCATTGCGACTGCCTCCAACctgctcgtccttggccgcgaCATTGCCACGGTTGCGCACACCTTTGCCTTGCCGTCAACCGCTTCGGCTCCCTCTGCAGTGGCGCTCCTCCCCACGTCGTCTGTCGAGACACTTCACGTGGTCGTCGCCAACGCATCGGTCGTCGCCCTTCACCTCTCCCTCGAATCCTCCTCCATTTCCCACACGTCATCCCCATTGCCCGTGTCTACAACATCAGTCACCAGCCTCGAGCCCCTGCCATTAACACAACAAGGCGCGTCGTTCCTGGTGGTGTCTGAGGACGACAGGACTGTGTCCCAGTACACGCTCGCATCGCCGACGGTCACCGCCAAGCTGTCGTTCCGCTACGCGTCGCCAACAGTCTCGCCGGCGCACTCTCTGGCTGTTTCGTCTGAACTGCTGTCGGTGTTGCACTTCTCTGGCGAGATTTCGCTCTTCCCTCTGCCTTCAGAGGTCGACCTGTCTCGCCCCAAGTCGGACTCGAAGCCTACCACtgtcaagctcgtcgagggcaaggatGAGCGGACAGCACACATTGCACGTGCCGAGTTTGCTCCCAGCAGCGACGCTCTGTTGTGTGGTCGtctggctggtggtggacgCGTCAAGTGGTACCGCGCAGTGTATGAGCTTCCCGAGGGTGGCCTCCGCCCTTCGGTTGTGGTCAAGTGCGATGCCCAGGACCTCGTTGCGTCGCAGGCCGGTGCCAACGGCTCGACCCTTCAGCGCTACAGCGCTCCCGCCAACGTCGTTCAGGCTGGTGGCGATGAGGGTGAGGCCGAGCCCGCTGCGGCTCTCcccaccgacgtcgacatggccgACCTGTCCCTTGGCGAGCGTCTCCTTGCTGCCCCTGTCCAGGCCAATGGCGAGGCTGCAACGTCCGCTGCCCTCAACGGGCCGGTCAACGCTGCCTCGCTGACGCGACTTTTGGTCCAGGCTCTCCACACTTCGGACCCggccctcctcaccctctGCCTTTCGCACCGTGACCCGGTCCTTATCCGCAACACTGTGCGCAAGCTCCCCTCGCAGCtggccctccccctcctcaaGGCCTGCGTTGAGCGCC
This window encodes:
- the WDR43 gene encoding WD repeat-containing protein 43 codes for the protein MARQPVAGPSRHKASAAQVPPPPPTVSGFNPSRTHFAMALPILGSADKVQVWDIAADAVVAEWEVPNASKVTAVVWASAASGAARKRRKRKSLGGADGGEEDVLLVATNKGDSSSLVVYTPIKGEVLRTIPLSAKATAAWSDEHGVIIATASNLLVLGRDIATVAHTFALPSTASAPSAVALLPTSSVETLHVVVANASVVALHLSLESSSISHTSSPLPVSTTSVTSLEPLPLTQQGASFLVVSEDDRTVSQYTLASPTVTAKLSFRYASPTVSPAHSLAVSSELLSVLHFSGEISLFPLPSEVDLSRPKSDSKPTTVKLVEGKDERTAHIARAEFAPSSDALLCGRLAGGGRVKWYRAVYELPEGGLRPSVVVKCDAQDLVASQAGANGSTLQRYSAPANVVQAGGDEGEAEPAAALPTDVDMADLSLGERLLAAPVQANGEAATSAALNGPVNAASLTRLLVQALHTSDPALLTLCLSHRDPVLIRNTVRKLPSQLALPLLKACVERLSQGKGANRRGGGRGNMQNEQQGRGTVEWVKGVLIERGNILMTMPSLPAQLATLSNLLATRMELYQPLLSLCGRLDLALAQINVRRLAAEQALLAADAKGDGEHYVEGESDDEVAIEVGDEDEDDIEDINMMAAESDDEDSEEDDSEEDDDEDVLDSDEELLDIEAEESDDGEESDSEDE